A segment of the Marispirochaeta aestuarii genome:
CTCCTGACCAGTCCTTCGAGCCCACTGCTTGAACTGGTTTAATGCGCTGGCCCTGGGTCTTTCAGCGGGGCTTGAAACAGACTCTGAAACAGCTCTCCGGAGCCTCGCCGGAGGCCTATCTGTCCCCGCTGACCATCACCCTGGGGGATGAGTTTCAGGCGGTCTATGGGGACTTCTCTGCGGTTTTTCCCCATATGCTGGAGATCCTTCAGTTTCTTTCCCCCCACAAGCTTCGTGTGGCCCTGGCCTACGGGGAATTGACCACCGATATCAACCCGAAAGCTGCGTTGGAGATGGACGGTCCCGCCTTCAACCTGGCCCGGGGCTGCATGGAAGGCCTTAAAAAACGGCAAAGCACCGCTCTCCTGATTGACGGCCTGCCGGAGGATCGTCTCCCGCTGATAAACGCCGCGTGCACCCTGCTGGCGAATGCCCTGAACGACTGGAAACCCGCTACCCTTCGGATCGCCCGGGGACTGCAGAAGGGGGAGTCGGCGCAGAGCCTCTCCGAAATGCTCGGGATAACCCCCAGGGCGGTTCACAAGAACATCGCCACCAATTACGTTCGGGACATCCTCGCGGCCATGGACGCCATAAACCGGGAAGTCCGGGGCCTGACGGAAGAGAAGGGCGGAAGATTTACATGACAGCGCCTTATCTCTCCTATGCGCTGCTTGTGACGATTCCCCTTCCGCGCATTCTTATGCATCTTCGCCGGTATCCGGGGCCGGGCCTTAAGGCGCTTGCGGCTGCTCTGGTTTATCCAGTTGTGCTCCTGTTGCCCCTGAAGATTGAGTCTCATACCGGATTGCTGATCATCCTGTCCGCTGCAGTTCCCATATACCATATCCTGCTGATCAGGATGATTCGCAACCAGCATCTGGCGGCCTCCCTGCTCCTGCTGCTGAATCTCGTAACAATACCTGCGGTGTTCGGCAGGCCGGAGCTGGTCTCCGGCTTCTCGGATTTCCTGCTGTCCCGGCTGGACAATCTGGCGGCAGCGAACCTGGCAGTTGCGGCTGTCAGCCCCGGGGAGATAGAAGCCTTTCTGTTCTACGGGATGGGAATAATGCTGGTTTCCGTGGGCCTGAACGATCCCATCGCTCTCTTTCTGAAGCGTTCCCACCTGATGCCAGGGTTCGCGGGGGATTCTTCATCTCCGAATCCTGCTCCCGCTGATCCGGAGCCTGCCAGGGGGCGGATAATCGGCTATCTGGAGCGGGGGATTATTCTCGTCCTCATGCTCAGCGGCAACATCGGCGCCATCGGTTTTGTCCTGGCTGCAAAGGGGATAACCCGCTTCAGGCAGCTGGACGACCGGGATTTCGCGGAATATGTGCTCATCGGCACCCTTCTGTCGGTGGGGGCGACCATGCTGACCGGAGTTGTTCTGTCGGCGTTTGTATGACCGGGAGCAGGGGATCGGCGCTTTGTCCTGTGGCACGTTTAAATGTTTACTGCCAGCCATGAGCAGGAGTCCACTGCATTGAAAAAAGGGATTCATGGGAAAGTGCTGTAACTACCGGTATCAGAAAATCTAATACTACCTGTGCAATTTGTTCGAACGATGCCGGTATATACTCCAGCTTCATTCGCCGTCTAAATGCTGACCACTGGATTTGCTTTTCTGTGATGAACCTATCCTCGGTAACAGGAAGATCTGCTGATACTGTGGTTCCTCGCTGCTTGAATGTTCTTGAAAGTGCTTCAGCAAGAACCGGGCCTTCAAAACTGAATTGCCGCGACAGGAGCCAGATATCGAAAAAATCCTTCATTCTGCTATTCAGGTAGCCATGCTTAACCATTGCTTCCAGTTTTTCCGCAATTGCACTTTCCCGGCTGTAACAGAACATGCTAGGCGCCGGGTGCTCTAACAATGTTGGGAAAGAGGACTTCCGGGGTGCCGGATATACACTATCACCAAAACCAATATCCAGCTGGAAATTGATTCGGGCAGTATCGAGAGTTCCCCTGAAGAAGACACGTACCCCTGAATACTCAGCTTCCTGAGTTATCTCTTCGCTGGAGATTGTCTCTGGATAGAAAAGAACTCCGTCGGAGTCTACCTCTACAGCAAGGATTTCGCGAACCTGTGCTTCGATTTTTTCGGGTGAGTTCTCGGCATGACCCAACAGATCAATATCCATGGTCGGACGATGTTGTGGAGACTGCCAT
Coding sequences within it:
- a CDS encoding SatD family protein, with product MKQTLKQLSGASPEAYLSPLTITLGDEFQAVYGDFSAVFPHMLEILQFLSPHKLRVALAYGELTTDINPKAALEMDGPAFNLARGCMEGLKKRQSTALLIDGLPEDRLPLINAACTLLANALNDWKPATLRIARGLQKGESAQSLSEMLGITPRAVHKNIATNYVRDILAAMDAINREVRGLTEEKGGRFT
- a CDS encoding nucleotidyl transferase AbiEii/AbiGii toxin family protein yields the protein MKEAKNVAASVRQRLLNLSKAENRPFTEVLQYYGMERFLYRLSQSRYADRFILKGALMLRVWQSPQHRPTMDIDLLGHAENSPEKIEAQVREILAVEVDSDGVLFYPETISSEEITQEAEYSGVRVFFRGTLDTARINFQLDIGFGDSVYPAPRKSSFPTLLEHPAPSMFCYSRESAIAEKLEAMVKHGYLNSRMKDFFDIWLLSRQFSFEGPVLAEALSRTFKQRGTTVSADLPVTEDRFITEKQIQWSAFRRRMKLEYIPASFEQIAQVVLDFLIPVVTALSHESLFSMQWTPAHGWQ